CACCATAGATAAGCGTCATGCCGCGTGCAGCCGAGAGCATACCGAGCGTTGCAACGAATGCAGGCACCGAGAAGCGGGAAACGATCCAGCCGACCAATGCGCCGCAGGCACAACCAACAGCAAGACCGGCAGCGATGGCTACAACCGCAGGATAAGGGCCGCCCGCAACACTTGCAGCGGCAGATGTCGTGGCAAGGCTAGCCGCAACGATACCTGTGAGCGCTGCAACCGAGCCTACAGAAAGATCAATGCCACGCGTCAGAATGACAAACGTCATGCCAATAGCCAGCACACCGTTGATTGAGGTCTGTAGCAGAACGTTCGAAATATTGCCTGTTGTCAGGAAGTATGGATTTGACACCGACAGGATGAAGACGAGAAGCAGGAAGGCGAGGAAAATGCCGTATTCCTGAATGATCAACCGGCGCTTCTCGGAAGCGAACCAGCTGCTCGTTTGTGTTTTCTCGATATTGCTCACGTTTTCCAGCCTCTTCCCAGCCTGCCAGTGTCAGGCCTAATCTCAATCAGGCACTCTGATCATTTGTTTTCAAGCGCATCTTTCTGAGCGCGCTCTGGATCAAAAAGCCCACCGTCAGGTGGACAGATGCACCAGCTTTTGTGCGTCGGTGTCTGCCCTGTCATAGACGCCAGCTGACCGGCCCTGCCGCATCACGAGGATGCGGTCGGACATGCCCAGAACCTCGTCGATTTCAGATGAAATCATCACGACGGTGCCGCCTAACGCAGTGAATTCGCAGATGATGCGATAGATTTCCCGCTTCGCGCCCACATCCACGCCTCGTGTCGGCTCATCAAGCAGCAACAGGCGCGGATTGCGCAGGAACCACTTGCCGAGCACGACTTTCTGCTGGTTACCGCCCGAAAGACCGGAAACCGGCATCGTATCGCGCGCTGCCTTGATGCCAAAATGCTTGATCATCTTAGCGCTTGCTTCAGCTTCTTCGCGCTGACGCATGGCAAATGCCGGGCTCATTTCAGGCAAGCTTGCAAGGCAGATATTGGCGCGCACGCTGTCCGTGAGGTTAAGCCCGGTCAGCTTGCGGTCTTCTGTCACAAAGGCAATGCCTTCAGCCATCGCATCGGCAGGCCTGCCAACTTTCAGCTGGCGGCCTTCAAGACGAATTTCACCCTTGCTCGCCTTGTCGAGGCCGAAAACACAGTTGAATATCTCAGAGCGACCGGAACCCATCAGGCCGTAAATGCCAAAGATTTCGCCTTTGCGGACCGAGAAGGAAATGTCTTCGATCTTGCCAGGCAGCGCGAGATCGGAAACCTCGAAACCGATCTCATCTGTCGGCTCGTTGGTCTTGATGAATTCTTCGCCAAGCTCGCGCCCAACGATCAGACGGATCAGTTCGGGACGGTCGATATCGCTCAGCGCGCCCGAACCGACATAACCGCCATCACGGAAAACCGTATAGGAATCTGCAATCTGGAAAATCTCGGACAGGCGATGCGAGACATAGACAATGCCCTTGCCCTCAGCCTTGAGGCGCTCAACCGCCTTGAACAGATGCTGCGCTTCCTTTTCACCGATGGCCGATGTCGGCTCGTCCATGAAGATCACATCGGCATTGTGGCTGAACGCTTTGGCGATTTCCACGAGCTGCATCTGCGCAACCGACAACTGGCTCATCACCTGGGTCGCACGAATGTCGAACTCCAGACGATCCAGAAGCGCCTGCGCTTCACTGTTCATCTTCTTGAAATCAATGCCGCCAAATCGCGTTGAAGGCTCGCGACCGAGAAAGATATTCTCTGCAACACTCATATGTGGAACTGGGCTTAGCTCCTGCTCGATAATCGCGATACCGGATTTAAGCGCTTCCGCAGGCGTCGAATATTGAACCTCTTCACCCCGCAGCCAGATCTTGCCGCCGTCGCGCTGCTGAATACCCATCAAAATGGAGAGAAATGTGGATTTGCCTGCACCATTGCCGCCACACAGGGCATGGACCGAACCTGCACGCAGTTCCAGTTGGCCATCGCGAAGTGCCGCAACACCGCCGAACGATTTTTTCAGGCTCTCTACTTTCAATAGCGTCTGCACGGTATCCTCCTTGACCACGCACGACAAAAATCACTTATTGATCGACATATGTCAATACACGTATTTTACATTTGATTAGCAGTCATCGTCTTTTGTCAAAATCAACTTCAGGGCATAAAAATCCATCCTGCATCAGCGACAGTGCACATCAACTCAAATAATCATAACGTTTTGTAATAATTATATATTTCCTGGTCTAAACGACGAGCAATTAGGGCGCGAATATCGCGACGACTTTGTGATCATGGCTCAACAAAGCGCTCGCAAGACAATCCGCACACTGAATTCAGGGCCTACAACTCGCATCATTCAAGATATTTGGGCGGACTATAGACTCATATCAAGCTTGGGTGTCATGACCTCAAACATGGGCAGCGAGGCCGCCCCCAGAGCCGCCGTAAACTGACCTGTCTGTCCGCGAAGCACACGGGCAAGCGTGCGTGCACTTCTGTTTGCGACCGATATCGGCAGCTCATCCATATGCGAAATCAGCGCGTCGATGACGGGATTTGGCAGCATTCCTCCGAGAACCACGGTCTCAGGATCAAGAATGTTTTCGATAATCGCAATCATTTGCGCAAGATGTTTTGCAGCGTCCGCTACCCAATCCAAGACCAAGGGATTTCTGTCCTGCAGCAGTTCTTCAAGCTTCTCGAAGCTGACATCGAAAAGCCCCGCATTCGCTAATTTCTCTTTGAGAACATGAACTGATGAATAAGTTTCCAGACAACCATGCTGACCGCAGGAGCAGAGCCGCCCTCCTGGTACAATCGAGATATGCCCGATTTCACCCGCATTGCCGAAAGCACCGCGAAACGGCGAGCCATCCTGGATCATACCGAGACCGATACCGGCACCGAAATAGATCATCGCAAAGTTTGAAATAGCACGCCCGGCCCCGAACAATCGCTCGCCCACTGCCGCAGCATTTGCATCATTTTCGACGATGACAGGCTCACCAAAGGCAGCACTTAGAACAGCCGCGGCGTCAATGCCAGCCCAACCCGGTAGCGTCGTCGGACCGACCGAGGTCATGCCTTCGATGCCAAACGGACCCGGCATCACAACACCTATCCCAAGAAGACGCGCATCAAACTCAGACCTGATCTTGTCGATCTCGATGCGAAGCTGGGCGCAAAGCGCCTCGGGCCGCGTGTCGCTTACCAGATGCACCTGTTGCTTGCGTGGGACGCCAGAAAGGTCAAGAACCGTCGTCACCATATGGGTCGAACCCATTTCAATTCCGATTGTCATCGCACCAGACGGATTAACAGCAAATTGAATCGGCGGCTGGCCGCGCCCGGTCTTTAATCTGCCAAGCTGCATCAGAAGATTTTCAGCGACCAGCTCATCAACAATATTGGCGATAGCCTGCGCCGTCAGATGCGTCAAACGGGCAATATGCATTCGACCCACGGGGCCATGACGGCGAACGACATCCAACACCACACGGCGGTTATGATCCCGAATTCGCTCAGGATTTTTACCCAAAGTG
The genomic region above belongs to Ochrobactrum quorumnocens and contains:
- a CDS encoding sugar ABC transporter ATP-binding protein; translated protein: MQTLLKVESLKKSFGGVAALRDGQLELRAGSVHALCGGNGAGKSTFLSILMGIQQRDGGKIWLRGEEVQYSTPAEALKSGIAIIEQELSPVPHMSVAENIFLGREPSTRFGGIDFKKMNSEAQALLDRLEFDIRATQVMSQLSVAQMQLVEIAKAFSHNADVIFMDEPTSAIGEKEAQHLFKAVERLKAEGKGIVYVSHRLSEIFQIADSYTVFRDGGYVGSGALSDIDRPELIRLIVGRELGEEFIKTNEPTDEIGFEVSDLALPGKIEDISFSVRKGEIFGIYGLMGSGRSEIFNCVFGLDKASKGEIRLEGRQLKVGRPADAMAEGIAFVTEDRKLTGLNLTDSVRANICLASLPEMSPAFAMRQREEAEASAKMIKHFGIKAARDTMPVSGLSGGNQQKVVLGKWFLRNPRLLLLDEPTRGVDVGAKREIYRIICEFTALGGTVVMISSEIDEVLGMSDRILVMRQGRSAGVYDRADTDAQKLVHLST
- a CDS encoding ROK family protein, yielding MKSKAANSRTMVHPDTQPITLGKNPERIRDHNRRVVLDVVRRHGPVGRMHIARLTHLTAQAIANIVDELVAENLLMQLGRLKTGRGQPPIQFAVNPSGAMTIGIEMGSTHMVTTVLDLSGVPRKQQVHLVSDTRPEALCAQLRIEIDKIRSEFDARLLGIGVVMPGPFGIEGMTSVGPTTLPGWAGIDAAAVLSAAFGEPVIVENDANAAAVGERLFGAGRAISNFAMIYFGAGIGLGMIQDGSPFRGAFGNAGEIGHISIVPGGRLCSCGQHGCLETYSSVHVLKEKLANAGLFDVSFEKLEELLQDRNPLVLDWVADAAKHLAQMIAIIENILDPETVVLGGMLPNPVIDALISHMDELPISVANRSARTLARVLRGQTGQFTAALGAASLPMFEVMTPKLDMSL